The following coding sequences lie in one Streptomyces venezuelae genomic window:
- a CDS encoding DUF5825 family protein, with the protein MFLGEVPLPGPPGGHAERLWQLGARRVRLPDPVDLTATADPAAALHGLGLVRDLTARAVMVEWKLRLDPDSADGWRMLSHLQPPAVLLGPDGAEDALNTWRRGHYLCKCLWRKGPGFIQIRDRRWGELRRFTADEPEYETTIDRLDHGAPADTVPKAVLDDFRAEQLVLDIGPYAWWLPYRVSRWLQQSIAI; encoded by the coding sequence ATGTTCCTCGGCGAGGTGCCCCTGCCAGGACCGCCCGGCGGGCACGCCGAACGACTCTGGCAGCTCGGTGCGCGCCGGGTACGCCTGCCCGACCCCGTCGACCTCACGGCCACCGCGGACCCGGCCGCCGCGCTGCACGGACTCGGCCTCGTCAGGGACCTGACCGCGCGGGCCGTCATGGTCGAGTGGAAACTGCGGCTCGACCCGGACTCGGCGGACGGGTGGCGCATGCTCAGCCACCTCCAGCCGCCCGCGGTGCTCCTCGGCCCGGACGGCGCCGAGGACGCGCTGAACACCTGGCGGCGCGGCCACTACCTGTGCAAATGCCTGTGGCGCAAGGGTCCGGGCTTCATCCAGATCCGCGACCGCAGGTGGGGCGAGCTGCGCCGCTTCACCGCCGACGAACCCGAGTACGAGACGACCATCGACCGCCTCGACCACGGCGCCCCCGCCGACACCGTCCCGAAGGCGGTCCTGGACGACTTCCGCGCCGAACAACTCGTCCTGGACATCGGCCCGTACGCGTGGTGGCTGCCGTACCGCGTCAGCCGCTGGCTCCAGCAGTCGATCGCGATCTGA
- a CDS encoding MFS transporter, whose amino-acid sequence MAITKPQDPAADPRRWAALFFIGLAQLMIVLDETVVNIALPSLQRDLGIPDGDRQWVITGYILAFGGLLLLGGRIADYTGRKRAFLIGLLGFAAASALGGAAGSFETLLAARVLQGGFAALLGPSALSLLTVTFTHPKERAKAFGIWGAITAMAGALGLLAGGALTEYLSWRWCLYISVPLALVAAVGGYGVLTESRRQGQARFDVFGVLLVTSGLVALVYGTSRTEADGWGSAPVGELLGAGAVLLGAGAVLLAAFALVENRVPPAAAADASRRRPHAGRRLPGRGARHPRHVRRVPLHDVLPAGHQGLLADQDRGGPPADDRGGPAHGRRARDPAPAAGPLRLEGCPGPRIPRLRDAPGSARAVSRRRGHRPCRPCPSHGRGHRRGAHPAGAL is encoded by the coding sequence ATGGCCATCACGAAGCCGCAGGATCCCGCGGCTGATCCGCGCCGGTGGGCTGCGCTGTTCTTCATCGGGCTCGCCCAGCTCATGATCGTTCTGGACGAGACGGTCGTGAACATCGCGCTGCCGTCGCTCCAGCGGGACCTCGGGATCCCCGACGGCGACCGGCAGTGGGTCATCACCGGATACATCCTGGCGTTCGGCGGTCTGCTGCTGCTCGGCGGCCGGATCGCCGACTACACGGGGCGCAAGCGGGCGTTCCTGATCGGACTGCTCGGCTTCGCCGCCGCGTCGGCGCTCGGCGGGGCGGCGGGCTCCTTCGAGACGCTGCTGGCCGCCCGGGTTTTGCAGGGCGGGTTCGCCGCGCTGCTGGGTCCGTCCGCGCTGTCGCTCCTGACGGTGACGTTCACGCATCCCAAGGAGCGGGCGAAGGCGTTCGGGATCTGGGGAGCGATCACCGCCATGGCCGGTGCGCTCGGACTGCTGGCGGGTGGCGCGCTGACCGAGTATCTGAGCTGGCGCTGGTGCCTGTACATCAGCGTGCCGCTCGCGTTGGTCGCGGCGGTGGGCGGGTACGGGGTGCTGACCGAGTCGAGGCGGCAGGGACAGGCGCGGTTCGACGTCTTCGGCGTCCTGCTGGTGACGAGCGGACTGGTCGCACTCGTCTACGGCACGAGCCGGACCGAGGCCGACGGCTGGGGTTCGGCGCCGGTCGGCGAGCTGCTGGGCGCGGGCGCGGTGCTGCTGGGCGCGGGCGCCGTGCTGCTCGCCGCGTTCGCTCTCGTCGAGAACCGGGTGCCGCCAGCCGCTGCTGCCGATGCGTCTCGTCGCCGACCGCACGCGGGGCGGCGCCTACCTGGGCGCGGGGCTCGCCATCCTCGGCATGTTCGGCGCGTTCCTCTTCATGACGTACTACCTGCAGGGCATCAAGGGTTACTCGCCGATCAGGACAGGGGTGGCCCTCCTGCCGATGACCGTGGCGGTCCTGCTCACGGCCGCCGGGCTCGCGACCCGGCTCCTGCCGCAGGTCCGCTCCGACTTGAGGGATGCCCTGGCCCACGGATACCCCGGCTCAGGGATGCTCCGGGCTCTGCTCGGGCGGTGTCCCGCCGCCGGGGCCACCGCCCTTGTCGCCCTTGTCCGTCCCATGGTCGTGGGCACCGGCGCGGCGCCCACCCGGCTGGCGCGCTTTGA
- a CDS encoding ABC transporter ATP-binding protein, with protein sequence MSLTLTDITLTYPDGDTRLTALDRVSLDVPKGSLTTVLGPSGSGKSSLLAVAATLVTPDAGTVIVDGTPTTGLSRRELTALRRRRIGVVFQQPNLLPSLTAVEQLQVMAEIDGRRARTARDRAAELLDAVGLTGQADRRPHQLSGGQRQRVNIARALMNEPTVLLVDEPTSALDHERGAAVIDLIARLTHRRATATVLVTHDRTHLTAADRMAEVRDGRLSPA encoded by the coding sequence ATGAGCCTCACCCTGACCGACATCACCCTCACCTACCCCGACGGCGACACGCGCCTGACCGCCCTCGACCGCGTCAGCCTCGACGTACCGAAGGGCAGCCTGACCACCGTCCTCGGCCCGTCCGGTTCCGGCAAGTCCAGCCTCCTCGCGGTCGCCGCCACGCTCGTCACCCCCGACGCCGGGACCGTCATCGTCGACGGCACGCCCACCACCGGCCTGTCCCGCCGTGAGCTCACCGCTCTGCGCCGCCGCCGGATCGGCGTCGTCTTCCAGCAGCCGAACCTGCTGCCCTCCCTCACCGCCGTCGAACAGCTGCAGGTCATGGCGGAGATCGACGGCCGCAGGGCCCGTACCGCGCGGGACCGGGCCGCGGAGCTGCTCGACGCCGTCGGACTCACCGGTCAGGCGGACCGCCGCCCGCACCAGCTCTCCGGTGGCCAGCGGCAGCGCGTCAACATCGCCCGCGCCCTGATGAACGAGCCCACGGTCCTCCTGGTCGACGAGCCGACCAGCGCCCTCGACCACGAACGCGGCGCCGCCGTCATCGACCTGATCGCCCGCCTCACCCACCGGCGCGCCACCGCGACCGTCCTGGTGACGCACGACCGCACGCATCTCACCGCCGCCGACCGGATGGCGGAGGTCCGCGACGGGCGCCTGTCCCCGGCCTGA
- a CDS encoding sensor histidine kinase codes for MVVGLLALTAVRAAADGRPHAGWVVAVAAVCGLVYAVGPALPSVRRSLRAAALWLTAVGAVWLVLLGLSPDAVWVAFPLNFLQLHLLPRRAGLVAVVATAAAAISGYAAHQGTFSIAMAIGPALGAAVAVAVVWGYQALYRESDQRRRLIEELTATRSDLAAAQHTAGVLAERERLAREIHDTLAQGLSSIQLLLRAAERALPTAPDNAARYVDQARQAAVDNLAEARRFVVALAPPALEGTTLPDALERLCATTSTRHQVTTDFHLSGDPVALPTAHEVALLRIAQSALANTVRHAEARSAEVTLHCLGDHVALDVVDDGRGFDPGGLSAPDPETGGFGIAAMRSRVHALGGTLTIESAPGGGTTLKVRLPLNRTSPLPTPDPAREARP; via the coding sequence ATGGTCGTCGGCCTGCTCGCGCTGACCGCGGTGCGCGCCGCGGCCGACGGGCGTCCGCACGCGGGATGGGTCGTCGCCGTCGCCGCCGTGTGCGGTCTGGTCTACGCGGTGGGCCCCGCCCTGCCGAGTGTGCGGCGCTCGCTACGGGCGGCCGCGCTGTGGCTGACCGCGGTGGGCGCCGTCTGGCTCGTACTCCTCGGGCTGTCCCCGGACGCGGTGTGGGTGGCGTTCCCGCTGAACTTCCTCCAGCTCCACCTGCTGCCCCGGCGCGCCGGGCTCGTCGCCGTCGTGGCGACCGCCGCGGCGGCCATCTCCGGCTACGCCGCCCACCAGGGCACCTTCAGCATCGCCATGGCCATCGGACCGGCCCTCGGCGCCGCCGTCGCCGTCGCGGTGGTGTGGGGATACCAGGCCCTGTACCGGGAGAGCGACCAGCGCAGACGCCTGATCGAAGAGCTCACCGCAACCCGCTCCGACCTCGCCGCCGCCCAGCACACCGCGGGCGTCCTCGCCGAACGCGAACGGCTCGCCCGCGAGATCCACGACACCCTCGCCCAGGGCCTGTCCAGCATCCAGCTCCTGCTGCGCGCCGCCGAACGCGCCCTGCCCACCGCCCCCGACAACGCCGCGCGCTACGTCGACCAGGCCCGCCAGGCCGCCGTCGACAACCTCGCCGAGGCCCGCCGCTTCGTCGTCGCCCTCGCCCCGCCCGCCCTGGAGGGCACCACGCTGCCCGACGCTCTGGAACGGCTCTGCGCCACCACCAGCACCCGCCACCAGGTCACCACGGACTTCCACCTCAGCGGCGATCCGGTAGCGCTGCCCACCGCGCACGAGGTCGCGCTGCTCCGCATCGCCCAGTCCGCCCTCGCCAACACCGTCCGCCACGCCGAAGCCCGCAGCGCCGAGGTCACCCTCCACTGCCTCGGCGACCATGTCGCCCTGGACGTCGTCGACGACGGGCGGGGCTTCGACCCGGGCGGGCTGTCCGCGCCCGACCCCGAAACCGGTGGATTCGGGATCGCCGCCATGCGCTCCCGCGTCCACGCGCTCGGCGGCACCCTCACGATCGAATCCGCGCCGGGCGGCGGCACGACGCTGAAGGTCCGACTCCCCCTGAACCGCACAAGCCCGCTTCCCACCCCCGACCCCGCACGCGAGGCCCGCCCGTGA
- a CDS encoding ABC transporter permease, whose translation MFVAWRDLKFAKGRFALMGTVIVLITLLVGLLSGLTAGLGRQNTSAITGLPADRIAFGAPGGGEELSYADSTVTERQWQRWAEAPGVRGAEPLGITTTRATAGSRSAGVSVFGVRPGSGLAPDGDALDDRTAVLSADAADRLGVAAGGTVDLAGQRLTVAAVSGDASFSHTPVVWTSLGTWQKTAPPTGDDRQGPTATVIALNTTSGSRLDATDRAAGTKTVAKDDSLSAIGSYASENGSLQLMRGFLFAISALVIGAFFTVWTIQRSGDIAVLKALGASTAALLGDALGQAVVLLAGGTLVGTGIAAGIGALVADSAVPFVLTPATVVVPAAVMVALGALGAVLSVRRITSVDPLTALGSVR comes from the coding sequence GTGTTCGTCGCCTGGAGAGACCTGAAGTTCGCGAAGGGCCGCTTCGCCCTGATGGGCACCGTGATCGTGCTCATCACCCTGCTGGTGGGGTTGCTGTCCGGGCTGACCGCCGGGCTCGGCCGGCAGAACACGTCCGCGATCACCGGCCTGCCCGCCGACCGGATCGCCTTCGGCGCGCCCGGCGGCGGCGAGGAGTTGTCGTACGCCGATTCCACCGTCACCGAGCGGCAGTGGCAGCGGTGGGCCGAGGCGCCCGGCGTGCGCGGCGCCGAACCGCTGGGCATCACCACGACCCGGGCGACGGCCGGGAGCAGGAGCGCCGGTGTGTCCGTCTTCGGCGTCCGGCCCGGTTCCGGGCTCGCCCCGGACGGCGACGCGCTCGACGACCGCACCGCGGTCCTGTCGGCCGACGCCGCCGACCGGCTCGGCGTGGCCGCGGGCGGCACCGTCGACCTGGCAGGACAGCGGCTGACCGTCGCCGCGGTGAGCGGTGACGCGTCCTTCAGCCACACCCCCGTCGTCTGGACCAGCCTCGGCACCTGGCAGAAGACGGCACCTCCGACCGGCGACGACCGGCAGGGCCCGACCGCGACGGTCATCGCCCTGAACACCACGTCCGGCTCCCGCCTCGACGCCACGGACCGGGCGGCCGGTACCAAGACGGTCGCCAAGGACGACTCGCTCTCCGCGATCGGCTCCTACGCCTCGGAGAACGGCTCCCTGCAACTGATGCGCGGCTTCCTGTTCGCCATCTCGGCCCTGGTCATCGGCGCCTTCTTCACGGTGTGGACCATCCAGCGCAGCGGCGACATCGCCGTGCTCAAGGCGCTGGGGGCCTCCACCGCCGCCCTGCTCGGGGACGCGCTCGGCCAGGCCGTCGTCCTGCTGGCCGGCGGAACCCTGGTCGGCACGGGCATCGCCGCCGGGATCGGGGCCCTGGTCGCCGACTCCGCCGTGCCGTTCGTCCTCACGCCCGCCACCGTCGTCGTTCCGGCCGCCGTCATGGTCGCGCTCGGCGCGCTCGGGGCCGTCCTGTCCGTCCGCCGCATCACGTCCGTCGACCCGCTGACCGCGCTGGGGAGCGTCCGATGA
- a CDS encoding serine hydrolase domain-containing protein, with protein sequence MSARNSLAGRAALAVSAAVTAGALMAPASAAAHPHAPADGRHAPAQRAMDAAVEDGVPGVTGQATDAYGTWNGTSGVGDLTTGRPRGPRDHYRIGSVTKTFVATVLLQLAGEGELDLDDTVDHWLPGLVRGNGHDGRHITVRQLLNHTSGIYDYYADPDFATSFRLRDGFFEHRYDTWRPEQLVAVAMRHEPTSAEPGKTWHYSDTNYILAGMILEKATGHSYAHEVRKRIIKPLKLRETSVPRTGPHMPRPSSRAYSKLSDAATGPSYDVTEFNPSAAWTSGGMISDSADLNRFHEALLGGELLPERQLNEMKTTVAMSEEYPAAARYGLGIAERRLSCGRTVWGHHGGILGSTTESVATEDGRHALSFNFNGDWTGDSDAVIEAEFCESGRGTDGNG encoded by the coding sequence ATGTCGGCACGGAACTCTCTGGCGGGCAGGGCCGCGTTGGCCGTATCGGCCGCGGTGACGGCGGGGGCGCTCATGGCCCCCGCCTCCGCGGCCGCCCACCCGCACGCACCGGCCGACGGCCGTCACGCTCCGGCCCAGCGGGCCATGGACGCCGCCGTCGAGGACGGCGTCCCCGGTGTGACGGGCCAGGCGACGGACGCGTACGGCACCTGGAACGGCACCTCGGGCGTCGGCGACCTGACGACCGGACGACCACGCGGCCCCCGCGACCACTACCGCATCGGCAGCGTCACCAAGACCTTCGTGGCGACGGTCCTCCTGCAGCTCGCGGGAGAGGGCGAGCTCGACCTGGACGACACGGTGGACCACTGGCTGCCCGGCCTCGTGCGGGGCAACGGCCACGACGGCAGACACATCACCGTCCGTCAGCTCCTCAACCACACCAGCGGCATCTACGACTATTACGCCGACCCCGACTTCGCGACGTCCTTCCGGCTGCGCGACGGCTTCTTCGAGCACCGCTACGACACCTGGCGCCCCGAACAACTGGTGGCGGTCGCCATGCGGCACGAGCCGACCTCCGCCGAGCCGGGCAAGACCTGGCACTACTCCGACACGAACTACATCCTCGCCGGAATGATCCTGGAGAAGGCCACCGGGCACTCGTACGCCCACGAGGTCCGCAAGCGCATCATCAAGCCACTGAAGCTGCGCGAGACCTCGGTCCCCCGCACCGGCCCGCACATGCCGCGGCCCAGCAGCCGCGCGTACTCGAAGCTCTCCGACGCCGCCACGGGACCGTCGTACGACGTCACGGAGTTCAACCCGTCCGCCGCCTGGACGAGCGGCGGCATGATCTCCGACTCGGCCGACCTGAACCGCTTCCACGAGGCCCTGCTGGGCGGCGAACTGCTGCCCGAGCGGCAACTCAACGAGATGAAGACGACCGTCGCCATGAGCGAGGAATATCCGGCGGCCGCCCGCTACGGACTCGGCATCGCCGAACGCCGGCTGAGCTGCGGCCGGACGGTCTGGGGCCACCACGGCGGCATCCTCGGTTCCACCACGGAGTCGGTGGCGACCGAGGACGGGCGCCACGCGCTCTCCTTCAACTTCAACGGCGACTGGACGGGTGACAGCGACGCGGTGATCGAGGCGGAGTTCTGCGAGTCGGGGAGGGGAACGGACGGCAACGGCTGA
- the gyrB gene encoding DNA topoisomerase (ATP-hydrolyzing) subunit B yields the protein MTTYDDTRLATDTHDATAYDAHAITVLDGLDAVRKRPGMYIGSTGERGLHHLVQELVDNSVDEALAGVADRIDVTILADGGVRVTDNGRGIPVGMHPAEKRPAVEVVLTVLHAGGKFGGGGYAVSGGLHGVGLSVVNALSTRLSAEILTDGHRWTQDYRDGVPVAPLARHEATSRTGTSLTFWADGDIFETTTYSFETLARRFQEMAFLNRGLTLTLTDERPSARASAAADEADAAPAARTVSYRYDGGITDFVAHLNARKGEPVHPSVVTFAAEDPERLLSVEVALQWNGQYTDSVYSYANAIHTHEGGTHEEGFRTALTTVVNRYARDRKLLREKDANLSGEDIREGLTAIISVKLGEPQFEGQTKTKLGNSEARAFVQKVVHEHLTDWFDRNPNDATDIVRKAVQAATARVAARKARDLTRRKGLLETASLPGKLSDCQSNDPALSEIFIVEGDSAGGSAKSGRDPRYQAILPIRGKILNVEKARIDKILHNQEIQAIISAFGTGVHEDFDIAGLRYHKIILMADADVDGQHINTLLLTFLFRFMRPLIEDGHVYLSRPPLYKVKWSRDHVEYAYSDRERDVLIERGRQAGRRVRDDSIQRFKGLGEMNAEELRVTTMDPDHRVLGQVTLDDAAVADDLFSVLMGEDVDARRHFIQRNAKDVRFLDI from the coding sequence GTGACCACGTACGACGACACTCGCCTCGCCACCGACACGCACGACGCCACCGCGTACGACGCCCACGCGATCACTGTTCTGGACGGCCTGGACGCCGTGCGCAAGAGGCCCGGGATGTACATCGGCTCCACGGGCGAGCGGGGTCTGCACCACCTGGTGCAGGAACTCGTGGACAACTCCGTGGACGAGGCGCTCGCAGGCGTGGCCGACCGGATCGACGTGACGATCCTCGCCGACGGCGGCGTGCGGGTGACCGACAACGGCCGCGGCATCCCGGTGGGGATGCATCCGGCGGAGAAGCGGCCTGCCGTCGAGGTCGTGCTGACCGTGCTGCACGCGGGCGGAAAGTTCGGGGGCGGCGGGTACGCGGTCTCCGGCGGTCTGCACGGGGTGGGCCTGTCCGTGGTCAACGCGCTGTCGACCCGGCTGTCGGCGGAGATCCTGACCGACGGCCACCGGTGGACCCAGGACTACAGGGACGGCGTTCCCGTCGCCCCGTTGGCCCGCCATGAGGCCACCTCGCGGACCGGCACCTCGCTGACGTTCTGGGCGGACGGTGACATCTTCGAGACCACCACGTACTCCTTCGAGACGCTCGCCAGGCGGTTCCAGGAGATGGCCTTCCTCAACCGCGGCCTCACCCTGACCCTCACCGACGAACGGCCCTCCGCGCGGGCGTCGGCCGCGGCCGACGAAGCCGACGCGGCCCCCGCCGCGAGGACGGTCTCGTACCGCTACGACGGCGGCATCACCGACTTCGTCGCCCACCTCAACGCCCGCAAGGGGGAACCGGTCCATCCGTCGGTCGTGACATTCGCCGCCGAGGATCCGGAACGGCTGCTCTCGGTCGAGGTGGCCCTGCAGTGGAACGGCCAGTACACCGACAGCGTGTACTCGTACGCCAATGCCATCCACACCCACGAGGGCGGCACCCACGAGGAGGGCTTCCGCACCGCCCTGACCACCGTGGTCAACCGGTACGCGCGGGACAGGAAGCTGCTGCGGGAGAAGGACGCGAACCTGTCCGGCGAGGACATCCGCGAGGGCCTGACCGCGATCATCTCGGTCAAGCTCGGTGAGCCGCAGTTCGAGGGCCAGACCAAGACCAAGCTGGGCAACTCCGAGGCGCGCGCGTTCGTGCAGAAGGTCGTCCACGAGCATCTGACCGACTGGTTCGACCGCAACCCGAACGACGCCACGGACATCGTGCGCAAGGCGGTCCAAGCGGCGACGGCCCGGGTCGCGGCCCGCAAGGCGCGCGACCTGACCCGCCGCAAGGGACTGCTGGAAACGGCGTCGCTGCCGGGCAAGCTGTCGGACTGTCAGTCGAACGATCCGGCGCTTTCGGAGATCTTCATCGTCGAGGGCGACTCCGCGGGCGGCTCGGCCAAATCCGGCCGCGATCCTCGGTACCAGGCGATCCTGCCGATCCGCGGCAAGATCCTCAACGTGGAGAAGGCGCGGATCGACAAGATCCTGCACAACCAGGAGATCCAGGCGATCATCTCCGCGTTCGGCACGGGCGTGCACGAGGACTTCGACATCGCCGGGCTCCGCTACCACAAGATCATTCTGATGGCGGACGCCGACGTCGACGGCCAGCACATCAACACTCTCCTGCTGACCTTCCTGTTCCGCTTCATGCGCCCGCTGATCGAGGACGGGCACGTCTACCTCTCCCGCCCGCCGCTCTACAAGGTCAAGTGGAGCCGGGACCACGTCGAGTACGCCTACTCCGACCGCGAGCGCGACGTGCTCATCGAGCGGGGACGGCAGGCGGGCCGCCGGGTCAGGGACGACTCCATCCAGCGCTTCAAGGGTCTCGGCGAGATGAACGCCGAGGAGCTGCGCGTCACCACCATGGACCCCGACCACCGGGTCCTGGGGCAGGTCACCCTCGACGACGCGGCCGTCGCCGACGACCTCTTCTCCGTCCTGATGGGCGAGGACGTCGACGCGCGCCGCCACTTCATCCAGCGCAACGCCAAGGACGTCCGCTTCCTCGACATCTGA
- a CDS encoding winged helix DNA-binding domain-containing protein, protein MTVLDTRTLNRATLARQLLLDRADLPALDAVAHLCGLQAQEPQEPFVGLWSRLRAFEPGTLSDLLVERRVVRTHLMRRTVHLVTADDVLAWRARHDAMLRQRVLGVYRRELDGVDLDALAAAGRETMADGEPRTMAELTRAVADRWPGVPARALGEMLIAALVPMVQLPPRGLWRTKGGVRNLPLATWLGEEPEPDPSSPSPNTSSPDGSDPVGQALLRRYLAAFGPAATADLRAWSGLAGLPAAVAAARPDLVSFRDERGRELLDLPDAPRPDPDTPAPVRFLPAFDNAILGYQDRGRIIDDAHRGLSVAGERVVLVDGRVAATWTVEKDTVVATPLRRFSRAERAEVAEEGRAVAAFLSDKASERVRVETF, encoded by the coding sequence GTGACCGTCCTCGACACCCGAACACTGAACCGCGCGACGCTCGCACGGCAACTGCTCCTCGACCGCGCCGACCTGCCGGCCCTCGACGCGGTCGCCCACCTCTGCGGGCTCCAGGCGCAGGAGCCGCAGGAACCGTTCGTGGGGCTCTGGTCGCGGCTGCGCGCCTTCGAGCCGGGCACCCTCTCCGACCTGCTCGTCGAGCGGCGCGTGGTCCGTACGCACCTCATGCGCCGTACGGTCCATCTCGTCACCGCCGATGACGTGCTGGCCTGGCGCGCCCGGCACGACGCGATGCTGCGCCAACGGGTGCTCGGCGTGTATCGCCGCGAGCTCGACGGCGTGGACCTCGACGCACTCGCCGCGGCGGGCCGGGAGACGATGGCCGACGGCGAGCCGCGCACCATGGCCGAACTGACGCGGGCGGTCGCCGACCGCTGGCCGGGGGTGCCGGCGCGGGCGCTGGGGGAGATGCTGATCGCCGCGCTCGTGCCCATGGTGCAGCTGCCGCCACGGGGCCTGTGGCGGACGAAGGGAGGCGTACGCAACCTCCCGCTCGCCACGTGGCTGGGGGAGGAACCGGAACCCGACCCGTCCTCGCCCTCCCCGAACACCTCGTCCCCGGACGGCTCCGACCCCGTGGGGCAGGCGCTCCTGCGCCGCTACCTCGCCGCGTTCGGCCCCGCCGCCACGGCCGACCTGCGCGCCTGGAGCGGTCTCGCCGGACTCCCCGCCGCGGTCGCCGCCGCCCGCCCGGACCTCGTCTCCTTCCGCGACGAGCGCGGCCGTGAACTGCTCGACCTGCCCGACGCGCCCCGCCCGGACCCCGACACCCCGGCGCCGGTCCGGTTCCTGCCCGCGTTCGACAACGCGATCCTCGGCTACCAGGACCGCGGCCGGATCATCGACGACGCCCACCGCGGACTGTCGGTCGCCGGGGAACGGGTCGTCCTGGTCGACGGTCGGGTCGCGGCGACGTGGACCGTGGAGAAGGACACCGTGGTCGCGACACCGCTGCGGCGCTTCTCCCGCGCGGAGCGGGCGGAGGTCGCGGAGGAGGGGCGGGCGGTGGCGGCGTTCCTGTCGGACAAGGCGAGCGAACGCGTACGGGTCGAGACGTTCTGA
- a CDS encoding cysteine/serine endopeptidase inhibitor, producing MRIGRWSGVVVAAVVGVAVGTGTAHADIPIGQPMSGKSTYYNDRGYGACGTPIDASTQDLVAVSAAWWTTANPNNDPLCRGISVQVTYQGRTITVPVRDKCPSCAATHIDLSQTAFGRLAPLDVGVINGVTWKFVR from the coding sequence ATGAGAATCGGACGGTGGAGCGGTGTCGTGGTCGCGGCGGTCGTCGGTGTCGCGGTCGGCACCGGAACGGCCCACGCCGACATACCCATCGGCCAGCCGATGTCCGGGAAGTCCACGTACTACAACGACAGGGGTTACGGCGCCTGCGGCACGCCCATCGACGCGTCGACGCAGGACCTGGTGGCCGTGTCCGCCGCCTGGTGGACGACGGCGAACCCGAACAACGACCCGCTGTGCCGGGGGATTTCGGTTCAGGTGACGTACCAGGGCAGGACGATCACCGTGCCGGTCCGGGACAAGTGCCCGTCGTGCGCCGCGACGCACATCGACCTCAGCCAGACGGCGTTCGGCCGCCTGGCGCCCCTCGATGTAGGCGTGATCAACGGCGTCACATGGAAGTTCGTACGGTAA
- a CDS encoding GNAT family N-acetyltransferase, whose translation MGRSTPIEPLSQPLTDGVVAVRPRRAPDLPAIEAASHDPDTVRWLDDPPMDEAARSTSLSRVEEAWRTGRAAPLVIADALTDEPVGIINLQFRDDDVATVAYSVFPARRGQGIAPRAVRLLTGWGLNELGLRQLLLEADEGNTASVRVAEKCGFRRIGSRVEETGDSSRTLVVFVCAEG comes from the coding sequence ATGGGACGCTCGACGCCGATAGAACCCTTGTCACAACCGCTCACGGACGGGGTCGTGGCCGTACGCCCCCGTCGCGCGCCGGACCTGCCCGCCATCGAGGCGGCCAGCCACGACCCGGACACGGTCCGGTGGCTCGACGACCCGCCCATGGACGAGGCCGCCCGCAGCACGAGCCTGTCCCGGGTGGAAGAGGCGTGGCGCACGGGTCGTGCCGCGCCCTTGGTGATCGCGGACGCCCTGACGGACGAGCCGGTCGGCATCATCAACCTGCAGTTCCGGGACGATGACGTGGCGACCGTCGCGTACAGCGTGTTCCCTGCCCGGCGCGGCCAGGGCATCGCCCCCAGGGCCGTGCGACTGCTCACGGGCTGGGGCCTGAACGAACTCGGGTTGCGTCAGCTCCTCCTCGAGGCCGACGAAGGCAACACGGCGTCGGTCAGGGTCGCCGAGAAGTGCGGGTTCCGGCGGATCGGCAGTCGGGTCGAGGAGACCGGGGACAGTTCGCGCACGCTGGTCGTGTTCGTCTGCGCGGAGGGTTGA